GCGTCCTTGCTGAGGAGCATGCCGCCGATGGCACTCTGCTCGGCGAGCAGATCGTGCGGGGGCGTGCGCTCGCCCTGCCACCCGTCGCGCTGACGCTCGGGTTCGGGTGCGAGTCCCAGATGGGCGATGGACACAGGCGCTCCTTCCAGCCGGAAACTACGTCGCGCCTCCGACATCGAGCCGCAGGCTCGCCGTCGTCCGGACGAGGTGGGTGGTGGTCGGCGGGTCGGGATCCCCGCGCCGGATGCAACGGTAGGCAGCCGCGAGCCGGCCCTCAAGCCGCCCTGTGGACAAGGGTGTGGACGGATGGCGGGAAACGCCGTGCGGTTTGTGAATGAGATGTGGACTTTTCGGTGGATAACTTGGGGGACGAACCCCTAAAGCGACCGCTGACCTGGACTTTCTTCGTTCACACCCTGTGTGTAGAAAGATGTTTAGAGTTCCGGTTGAGGGTTGTGAGATTCCACACCCCGCATGTGGACAGACCTCTTGACAGGGGCCCCGACAAACCAGTAGCGGCGCACCCCCGGAGGGGCACGCCGCTACAGGAGAACGGGGCCTACTTGGCCGCGACGACGTCCAGCTGGACCGACGCGACGACGTCCTGGCGCAGGCGCACGGTCGCCTCGTGACGACCCACCGCCTTCACCGGGGCGCTGAGCTCGATGGCCTGCTTGTCGAGGGTGCCGAGACCGGCCGCCTCGACGGCCGCGACGACATCCGCCGTCTTGACCGAGCCGAAGAGACGACCCTCGCGGCCCGCCTTGACGGCGAGACGCACGGGCGACTCCTCGAGCTTCGCCTTGAGGGCCTGAGCGTCCTCGAGGGTCGCGAGCTCGCGAGCGGCACGGGCCGCCTTGATCTGCTCGACCTGCTTCTCGCCGCCGCGGGTCCACTGCACCGCGAAACCCTGCGGGATGAGGTAGTTGCGGGCGTAGCCGTTCTTGACCTCGACGACGTCACCGGCCGAGCCGAGGCCGGAGACCTCGGAGGTGAGGATGAGCTTCGACATATCGGTACCCCTTAACGGCCCGAGCCCGCGTACGGGAGGAGCGCCATCTCGCGCGCGTTCTTGACGGCGCGGGCGATGAGGCGCTGCTCCTGCACGGAGACACCGGTGATGCGGCGGGCGCGGATCTTGCCACGCTCGGAGATGAACTTGCGGAGGGTCGCGACATCCTTGTAGTCGATGACGCCGACCTTGATCGACTTCGCGGGAGCGGCGTTCTTACCGCCCTTGGCTCCGCGCTTGCGGCGGTCCTGGCCGCCGCTGCTCTTTCCAGCCATTGCTGATTCCTTCTAGGTTTTCGGTCTGATCGCGCGGATCAGAACGGGGTGTCGTCTGAGTAGGAGCCGGGCGTGTTCCACACATCGCCCGAATCGGACGGAGCGGATGCCGCCCACGGCTCGTCGGCCACGGCGCTCTGCGAACGGCCACCGCCGCCACCGCCGCCACCCGAGGTGCGGGTGACCTGCGCGGTCGCGTAGCGGAGGCTCGGGCCGATCTCGTCGACCTCGAGCTCGATCGCGGTGCGCTTGTTGCCGTCGCGGTCGTCGTAGGAGCGCTGCTTGAGACGACCCGTCGCGATGACGCGGCTGCCCTTCGTCAGCGAACCCGCCACGTGCTCGGCGAACTCACGCCAGCAGGACGCGCGGAGGAACAGAGCCTCGCCGTCCTTCCACTCGTTCGCCTGACGGTCGAACGTGCGCGGCGTCGACGCGATCGTGAAGTTCGCGACGGCGAGACCCGACTGCGTGTAGCGCAGCTCCGGGTCCGCCGTGAGGTTGCCCACGACCGTGATGATCGTCTCGCCGGCCATGGCCTACTCGGCGTCCTTCTCGGCCTTCGCGGCGGGCTTGGCGGCCTTGCGGGCGGCCTTCGCCTCGTCGGCGGCGGCGAGCTTCGCGACGCGAGCCACGGCCTCCTCGGCGCGGAGCACCTTGGTGCGGAGCACGGCCTCGCTGAGCTTCAGCTGCCGGTCGAGCTCCTGCGTGGCCTCGCTCGTCGCGGTGAAGTTGACGACGGCGTAGATGCCCTCGGACTTCTTCGCGATCTCGTACGCCAGGCGGCGACGACCCCAGATGTCGACGTTCTCGATGGTGCCGCCGTCGTTCTTGATCACGTTCAGGAACTTGTCCAGGCTCGGAGCGACGGTTCGCTCGTCGATCTCCGGATCGAGAATCACCATCAACTCGTACTGATGCGTCATTGACCCACCTCCTCTGGTCTAGAACGGCTGCAGACTCTCTGCAGCAGGAGGGTTGAATGCATCGTGCTCGCAACGCGAAGGCGTGCGGGCAACCTGTTGATCTTACAGGAAGGCGAGGGGGTTTCGATACGCCGCTGCGCGACTACTCAACCAGCGGGGTTCTGCTGGCGGGCGGCCCACCAGGTGCGAAGGCGCGCCTCGGCCTCGTCTTCGGCGAGCGGGCCCTCGTCGAGCCGCACCTCGAGCAGATAGCGGTACGCCTCGCCCACCTCGGGCCCGGGGCGGATGCCGAGGATCGCCATGATCCGCTCCCCGTCGAGGTCCGGACGGATGGCGGCGAGCTCCTCCTCCTCGGCGAGCGCCGCGATGCGCTCCTCGAGCTCGTCGTAGGCGCGCTGCAGCCGCGCGGCCTTGCGCTGGTTGCGGGTCGTCACATCCGCGCGCGACAGGATGTGCAGCCGCTCGAGCTGGTCGCCCGCGTCGCGCACGTAGCGGCGCACCGCGGCATCCGTCCAGCTCGCGTCGGCGTAGCCGAAGAAGCGCAGGTGCAGACGGATGAGCGTCGAGACGGCCTTCACGGTGTCGCCGTCGAAGCGCAGCTCGCGCAGGCGCTTGGCCGCGAGCTTGGCGCCGAGCACGTCGTGGTGGTGGAAGCTGACGGCCCCGCCCGGCTCGATCTTGCGCGTCGCGGGCTTGCCGATGTCGTGCAGCAGCACCGCGAGGCGCAGCACGAGGTCGGGCGCGTGACCGCGCGCGCGCTC
The Protaetiibacter sp. SSC-01 genome window above contains:
- the rplI gene encoding 50S ribosomal protein L9, which translates into the protein MSKLILTSEVSGLGSAGDVVEVKNGYARNYLIPQGFAVQWTRGGEKQVEQIKAARAARELATLEDAQALKAKLEESPVRLAVKAGREGRLFGSVKTADVVAAVEAAGLGTLDKQAIELSAPVKAVGRHEATVRLRQDVVASVQLDVVAAK
- the rpsR gene encoding 30S ribosomal protein S18, with protein sequence MAGKSSGGQDRRKRGAKGGKNAAPAKSIKVGVIDYKDVATLRKFISERGKIRARRITGVSVQEQRLIARAVKNAREMALLPYAGSGR
- a CDS encoding single-stranded DNA-binding protein, whose amino-acid sequence is MAGETIITVVGNLTADPELRYTQSGLAVANFTIASTPRTFDRQANEWKDGEALFLRASCWREFAEHVAGSLTKGSRVIATGRLKQRSYDDRDGNKRTAIELEVDEIGPSLRYATAQVTRTSGGGGGGGGRSQSAVADEPWAASAPSDSGDVWNTPGSYSDDTPF
- the rpsF gene encoding 30S ribosomal protein S6, which gives rise to MTHQYELMVILDPEIDERTVAPSLDKFLNVIKNDGGTIENVDIWGRRRLAYEIAKKSEGIYAVVNFTATSEATQELDRQLKLSEAVLRTKVLRAEEAVARVAKLAAADEAKAARKAAKPAAKAEKDAE